A single window of Salminus brasiliensis chromosome 18, fSalBra1.hap2, whole genome shotgun sequence DNA harbors:
- the ehmt1b gene encoding histone-lysine N-methyltransferase EHMT1 isoform X2, protein MLGLSFRRADQQRELLGHVTSKPGECLHAGGGGKRRTICSKLSRSPSVEAIGGKQPAGLARGIVGRRESMKTEGMKDSHSDSEEAVDEDRLNRITEPSKTDVELNGTYESTEPGKAAQQHISVQGSPTQAMENGLSDTDPPHGSTVGSNGYILSKHQEDVPAAQHRTSWSPMGASATGHASKTLPTPVKSQPQGQDAQRTDMSKGPSQAEGSSEKETKNGTASSAPPPVTIHRARKTMSRPASNQSLKLLHRETKEPKVVKDKRVSGAEAGLPPQTPPTPPTPPTPPTQKQLPQSQTDATPAVITTPAKPHTASVLRKKKRKMGTYSLIPKKKTKVLKQRTVLEMFQNISKSPASPKPKEATQVNGERVENESEDEESEEDSEDEEDLAGEEAVTASKEDRRIHLVSQHGEEQESEESAEEDGEEEGNESDLSLESGLKKKLKKKTKGDNPWLRPARKRKKKLKAKSEGNSGMDVQPLSETLSPAQVPDPAEGKEYTEVPLDSLNLKAQDALLSTPSLGVLGTADSAATDMVQELPLCSCRMETPKSREILTLADRKCMATESVDGQLSRCQSAVLKHEMMRPSNLVQLLVLCEDHRTGMIKHQCCPGCGYFCRAGTFMECQPEVNISHRFHRSCASVVKGQSFCPHCGEEVSKAKEVTIAKADTTSTVPPNQGPSTPGTLEGRADTTTGGPSRPSVLGENRADSTFPRTPEAVDVSLAPGTSRSSTAVGAGPPAGPPKETLETVLLALDAEKPKKLRFHPKQLYISAKQGELQKVLLMLVDGIDPNFKMENQSKRTPLHVASEAGHQEVCHMLVQAGANLDMCDEDQRTPLMEACENNHLDTVRYLLRAGAIVSHKDGEGSTCLHLAAKIGHFSIVEHLLCSGLTDINCQDDGGWTAMIWATEYKHIEIVKLLLSKGADPNIRDKEENICLHWAAFSGSVEITQILLDARCDLNTVNVHGDSPLHIASRENRLECVTLFLSLGANVNLKNREGDTPMECCSQNSKVWNTLQASRKQREASHDQSSLSEKLLNRDIARGYERVPVPCVNAVDSEPCPDDYKYVPDNCVTSPMNIDKNITHLQYCVCKDDCSSASCMCGQLSLRCWYDQESRLLPEFCCEEPPLIFECNHACSCWRTCKNRVVQNGLRIRLQLFRTQKMGWGVRTLQDIPQGTFVCEYVGEIISDAEADVRENDSYLFSLDSKVGDMYCIDARFYGNISRFINHHCEPNLFPCRVFTSHQDLRFPHIAFFASKSISAGDELGFDYGDHFWDVKGKLFSCQCASSQCKHSAAAIAQRQADSTPGEQQASALPDTSSSTTPPSPS, encoded by the exons CTGTGGACGAGGATCGCTTGAATCGGATAACGGAACCCTCCAAAACAGACGTGGAGTTGAATGGGACCTATGAGAGCACAGAACCGGGGAAAGCAGCTCAGCAGCACATTTCTGTCCAAGGGTCACCCACCCAGGCCATGGAGAATGGACTATCAGACACTGATCCCCCTCATGGCTCCACTGTGGGCAGTAATGGATATATCCTCAGTAAGCACCAGGAGGACGTGCCGGCTGCCCAACACAGGACTAGCTGGTCCCCCATGGGGGCTTCAGCCACAGGGCATGCCTCTAAAACTCTCCCTACTCCGGTTAAGTCACAACCCCAGGGCCAAGATGCTCAAAGGACTGACATGAGCAAAGGGCCCAGCCAGGCAGAGGGGTCCTCGGAAAAAGAGACTAAAAACGGCACCGCATCGAGTGCCCCTCCACCTGTGACGATACACAGGGCACGAAAAACCATGTCCCGGCCTGCCTCGAATCAGTCATTAAAG ctTTTACACAGGGAAACAAAAGAGCCAAAAGTAGTGAAAGATAAGCGCGTCAGTGGAGCCGAAGCTGGGCTGCCTCCTCAGACTCCTCCAACCCCTCCGACTCCTCCAACTCCTCCCACTCAGAAACAGCTACCTCAGAGCCAAACCGATGCCACACCGGCAGTGATCACCACACCAGCCAAGCCACACACAG CGTCCGTgctgaggaagaagaagaggaagatggGAACGTACAGTCTCATTCCCAAGAAGAAAACCAAAGTCCTGAAGCAGCGCACAGTGCTGGAGATGttccagaacatctccaaatctCCAGCCAGTCCTAAG CCAAAAGAGGCCACGCAGGTGAACGGGGAGCGGGTCGAGAACGAGTCTGAGGACGAGGAGTCGGAGGAAGATTCGGAGGATGAAGAAGATCTGGCTGGAGAAGAGGCGGTCACGGCATCTAAGGAGGACCGAAGAATACATTTAGTCTCGCAG CATGGAGAGGAGCAAGAGTCTGAGGAGTCTGCAGAAGAGGATGGTGAAGAGGAGGGAAATGAGTCAGATTTG AGTTTAGAGTCCGGCTTGAAGAAGAAGTTGAAAAAGAAAACCAAGGGAGACAACCCTTGGCTCCGGCCAGCCAGGAAACGCAAGAAGAAGTTGAAGGCAAAGTCAGAGGGAAATTCTG GTATGGATGTTCAGCCTCTGTCGGAGACGCTCAGCCCAGCCCAGGTGCCTGACCCTGCTGAGGGCAAAGAGTACACAGAAGTTCCATTAGATTCCCTCAATCTGAAAGCCCAGGACGCTCTGCTGAGTACCCCAAGCTTAG GAGTGTTGGGCACAGCAGACAGTGCTGCCACAGACATGGTGCAGGAGCTTCCCCTTTGTAGTTGCCGCATGGAGACGCCCAAGAGCAGAGAGATCCTCACCCTGGCTGATAGGAAGTGCATGGCCACAGAAAGTGTGGATGGACAG CTGAGCCGGTGTCAGAGTGCAGTGCTGAAACACGAGATGATGAGGCCGTCAAACTTAGTGCAGCTGCTGGTGCTCTGTGAGGATCATCGCACAGGAATGATCAAACACCAGTGTTGCCCAGGCTGTGGCTACTTCTGCAGGGCG GGAACCTTCATGGAGTGCCAACCTGAGGTTAACATCTCACACCGATTTCATCGGTCCTGTGCGTCAGTAGTAAAGGGCCAGAGCTTCTGTCCACACTGTGGAGAGGAGGTCAGCAAAGCCAAGGAGGTCACTATTGCCAAGGCTGACACCACCTCCACTGTTCCCCCGAACCAGGGCCCCAGTACCCCGGGCACCTTGGAAGGCAGAGCAGACACCACTACTGGAGG GCCATCTCGCCCCTCTGTGCTTGGAGAGAACAGAGCCGACAGCACCTTCCCCAGAACTCCAGAAGCTGTAGATGTATCTCTTGCCCCAGGGACAAGCAGATCGAGTACAGCAGTGGGGGCGGGACCCCCAGCAGGACCACCTAAGGAAACCCTGGAAACTGTCCTACTTGCACTGGATGCAGAGAA gcCCAAGAAACTTCGCTTTCACCCAAAACAGCTGTACATCTCTGCTAAGCAAGGAGAGCTGCAGAAAGTCTTACTAATGTTGG TGGATGGAATCGACCCCAACTTTAAGATGGAGAACCAGAGCAAGCGCACACCCCTCCATGTAGCATCTGAGGCCGGACATCAGGAGGTCTGCCACATGTTGGTCCAA GCTGGTGCTAACTTGGACATGTGTGATGAGGACCAGCGCACACCTCTGATGGAAGCCTGTGAGAATAACCATCTGGACACAGTGCGCTACCTACTGAGAGCTGGAGCCATTGTCTCCCACAAG GATGGAGAAGGTTCTACATGTCTTCACCTTGCTGCTAAGATTGGCCATTTTAGTATCGTGGAGCACTTACTGTGTTCGGGCCTTACAGATATAAACTGTCAG GATGACGGTGGCTGGACGGCAATGATTTGGGCCACAGAGTATAAACACATAGAAATAGTCAAGCTGCTGCTGTCTAAAGGTGCTGATCCCAACATCAGAGACAAG GAGGAGAACATCTGTTTGCACTGGGCGGCGTTTTCTGGCTCCGTGGAGATTACTCAGATTCTGCTGGATGCCAGGTGTGACCTCAACACGGTAAACGTCCACGGGGACTCTCCACTGCACATTGCATCGCGGGAGAATCGTCTGGAATGCGTTAC GTTGTTTCTGTCTCTAGGCGCTAATGTGAACCTGAAGAACAGGGAGGGAGACACACCCATGGAGTGTTGCAGCCAGAACTCCAAGGTGTGGAACACTCTGCAAGCAAgcaggaagcagagagaggcCAGCCATGACCAGAGCTCTTTAAGTGAGAAGCTACTCAACAG GGACATAGCACGAGGCTATGAAAGAGTGCCTGTCCCATGTGTGAACGCAGTAGACAGTGAGCCTTGTCCCGACGACTACAAATACGTCCCGGATAACTGTGTCACCTCCCCCATGAATATAGACAAAAACATCACTCACTTACAG TATTGCGTTTGTAAAGACGACTGCTCTTCAGCCAGCTGCATGTGCGGTCAGCTCAGTCTGCGCTGCTGGTACGACCAG GAAAGCCGTCTTCTTCCGGAGTTCTGTTGTGAAGAACCGCCTCTTATATTTGAGTGCAACCATGCCTGTTCCTGTTGGAGGACCTGCAAGAACCGCGTTGTTCAGAACGGGCTACG GATTAGACTGCAGCTGTTCAGGACTCAGAAGATGGGCTGGGGTGTTCGGACGTTACAGGATATCCCCCAAGGAACCTTTGTCTGCGA GTATGTAGGGGAGATCATCTCGGACGCCGAGGCAGATGTCAGGGAGAATGATTCCTACCTTTTCAGCCTGGACAGCAAG GTTGGTGACATGTACTGTATTGACGCTCGTTTCTATGGCAACATTAGTCGGTTCATAAACCACCACTGTGAGCCGAACCTGTTCCCCTGCCGCGTCTTCACCTCTCATCAGGACCTGCGCTTCCCGCACATTGCCTTTTTTGCCAGCAAGAGCATCAGCGCTGGAGATGAGCTAGG GTTTGATTATGGTGACCACTTCTGGGACGTGAAAGGGAAGCTGTTCAGCTGCCAGTGCGCCTCGTCTCAGTGTAAGCACTCTGCGGCGGCGATCGCCCAGAGGCAGGCGGACAGCACACCAGGCGAGCAGCAGGCCAGCGCTCTGCCAGATACAAGCTCATCCACCACACCACCCAGCCCCAGCTGA